A genomic stretch from Deltaproteobacteria bacterium includes:
- a CDS encoding ABC transporter ATP-binding protein, whose product MRVEVSGLSKAFGGLLALRDVGFSLPSGRRTALVGPNGSGKSTLNRVVMGLLAFEGEVRIDGFSARDERLEIARRMAYVPQIAPALAVPAGELVRALVSVRGGDPARVAEICSRLGLQLDEIASKPFRSLSGGMKQKLLIALALAADASLLILDEPTGSLDARTREAFFPLFDELARDATVILCSHRLEEVRHLVDHVLLLDEGRLIYDGEAAPLLDASLSSVIEVRAQGESASSWLGEHGFRRGSGDWWVRAASTQEKLALLPELARALDGAIRDFSVRELDSLELAARSAARAENPDGR is encoded by the coding sequence ATGCGGGTTGAGGTCTCGGGCCTGTCGAAGGCGTTCGGAGGCCTGCTCGCGCTTCGCGACGTCGGCTTCAGCCTGCCCTCCGGCCGGCGCACCGCGCTGGTGGGGCCGAACGGCTCGGGGAAATCGACGCTGAATCGGGTCGTCATGGGTCTGCTCGCGTTCGAAGGCGAGGTCCGCATCGACGGCTTCTCCGCGCGCGACGAGCGGCTCGAGATCGCGCGGCGCATGGCGTACGTGCCGCAGATCGCGCCCGCGCTCGCGGTGCCGGCGGGCGAGCTGGTGCGAGCGCTGGTCTCCGTGCGCGGAGGCGACCCGGCGCGCGTGGCGGAGATCTGCTCGCGTCTGGGTCTTCAGCTGGACGAGATCGCGTCGAAGCCGTTCCGCAGCCTGTCAGGGGGAATGAAGCAGAAGCTTCTGATCGCGCTGGCGCTCGCCGCCGATGCGTCGCTGCTGATCCTGGACGAGCCGACCGGCTCGCTCGACGCGCGCACACGCGAGGCGTTCTTCCCGCTCTTCGACGAGCTCGCGAGGGACGCGACGGTGATCCTCTGCTCCCACCGGCTCGAAGAGGTGCGCCACCTCGTCGACCACGTGCTGCTGCTCGACGAGGGGCGATTGATCTACGACGGCGAGGCCGCGCCGCTCCTCGATGCGTCGCTCTCGAGCGTGATCGAGGTCCGCGCGCAGGGCGAGTCCGCGTCGAGCTGGCTCGGCGAGCACGGCTTCCGGCGCGGCTCCGGAGACTGGTGGGTGCGGGCGGCGTCGACGCAGGAGAAGCTCGCGCTGCTGCCCGAGCTGGCTCGAGCGCTCGACGGCGCGATTCGCGACTTCTCGGTGCGCGAGCTCGACTCGCTCGAGCTCGCTGCGCGCAGCGCTGCGCGCGCGGAGAATCCGGATGGGCGCTGA
- the nosD gene encoding nitrous oxide reductase family maturation protein NosD: MKVAHGVGACLLALASLVRADPSPCRDVAAGVELQPLLDAAADGDAFCLGAGSHSGPLRVTRRVSISGPREAVVRASGVGSTISLEADGTVLEGISVDGSGGRFDLLDAAVRIAADEVRVEGVAVRSALFGILANRASRLVIRGNEVDGNPAKALGMRGDAIRLWEVRDSLVEGNHTRDARDLVVWYSPGNRLIRNVVERGRYGIHFMYSHENVATDNRMIANVVGIFAMYSRNLRIERNLMACATGAAGMGLGAKESGNLQIRANAIVQNSVCIHVDNSPLQPEEWNTFSENDVRGCDVGLSFQGIAERNRFEANRFGDNDVQVRIEGGGDARAAEFRGNDWGDYAGYDLDGDGVGDLPYELRSLAGDLSTRNAQLRLFRGTPAMWLVEIVGRVVPLFRPTTILIDPEPRLRLRPAGATHAG; encoded by the coding sequence GTGAAGGTCGCACACGGCGTCGGGGCGTGCCTTCTAGCTCTCGCGTCCCTGGTCCGGGCGGATCCGTCCCCGTGTCGCGACGTGGCGGCCGGCGTGGAGCTGCAGCCGCTGCTCGACGCGGCGGCCGACGGCGATGCGTTCTGCCTCGGCGCGGGCAGTCACTCCGGCCCGCTGAGAGTCACACGGCGCGTCTCGATCTCGGGTCCGCGCGAGGCGGTGGTTCGCGCCAGCGGGGTGGGCTCGACGATCTCGCTCGAGGCGGACGGCACCGTGCTCGAAGGGATCAGCGTCGACGGAAGCGGCGGCCGCTTCGACCTGCTCGACGCCGCGGTGCGCATCGCAGCCGACGAGGTGCGCGTCGAGGGCGTCGCGGTGCGAAGCGCGCTCTTCGGCATCCTCGCGAATCGCGCGAGCCGGCTGGTGATCCGCGGCAACGAGGTCGACGGAAACCCCGCCAAGGCGCTCGGCATGCGCGGCGACGCGATCCGCCTCTGGGAGGTGCGCGACTCGCTCGTCGAGGGCAACCACACGCGTGACGCGCGCGATCTGGTCGTCTGGTACTCGCCCGGAAATCGGCTGATCCGGAACGTCGTCGAGCGCGGCCGCTACGGAATCCACTTCATGTACAGCCACGAGAACGTCGCCACCGACAATCGCATGATCGCGAACGTGGTGGGGATCTTCGCCATGTACAGCCGCAACCTGCGGATCGAGCGGAACCTGATGGCGTGTGCGACCGGCGCCGCCGGAATGGGGCTGGGCGCGAAGGAGTCCGGAAACCTCCAGATCCGCGCGAACGCGATCGTCCAGAACAGCGTCTGCATCCACGTAGACAACAGCCCGCTGCAGCCGGAGGAGTGGAACACGTTCTCCGAAAACGACGTTCGCGGCTGCGACGTGGGTCTCTCGTTCCAGGGCATCGCCGAGCGCAACCGCTTCGAGGCCAACCGATTCGGCGACAACGACGTGCAGGTTCGGATCGAGGGTGGCGGCGACGCGCGGGCGGCCGAGTTTCGCGGCAACGACTGGGGCGACTACGCCGGCTACGACCTCGACGGGGACGGCGTCGGGGACCTGCCCTACGAGCTGCGCTCGCTCGCGGGCGACCTATCGACGCGAAACGCACAGCTGCGGCTGTTCCGCGGCACCCCGGCGATGTGGCTGGTCGAGATCGTCGGTCGCGTGGTGCCGCTGTTCCGGCCGACGACGATCCTGATCGACCCGGAGCCACGGCTGCGCCTGCGGCCCGCGGGAGCGACCCATGCGGGTTGA
- the nosZ gene encoding Sec-dependent nitrous-oxide reductase, whose amino-acid sequence MKQRSLTENDVTAALKTYTPTGVHDPYYIFASGGHSGQVIVIGLPSMRILKVIGVFTPEPWQGYGYGDQSESVIGQGDTKGIALRWADVHHPALSETKGDYDGQFLFVNDKANARVAVIDLEDFTTTQIVRSGLIQSNHGATFVTPNTEYVIETSQYPAPLGGGYAPIEQFNDAYRGATILWKFDREKRRIVKEESFAIELPPYGQDLADAGKLASEGYFFVNSFNTERSWGGSLEGNPPLESGASQNDMDFLHVFDIRKAEKAVADGKTKLIAGMRVISLETAASEGILHLVPEPKSPHGVDVTPDGKEIVIAGKLDTHATIYTIEKLKAAIEAKKYAGVDAYGVPILPFEDVIRGQVELGLGPLHTQYDDKGNAYTSLFLESVIAKWNLADLKLISKIPVHYNVGHITTPEGDTVSPDGGYLVAMNKWAIDRFQDVGPLLPQNFQLIDTASEPMQLLYDLPIPNGEPHYAQTIKADKIKAIDVYSPVGTDPLLRAVSPNAVGAGKERIERRGDGVHVYMTAVRSHFVPDVIRVKQGETVHIHLTNTEQALDATHGFAIADYNVNVSIEPGEHSDIEFVASLPGVFPIYCTEFCSALHLEMAAYLLVEPTN is encoded by the coding sequence ATGAAGCAGCGATCGCTGACCGAGAACGACGTGACCGCCGCGCTCAAGACCTACACACCGACCGGTGTTCACGACCCGTACTACATCTTCGCGTCGGGCGGCCACTCGGGTCAGGTGATCGTGATCGGCCTGCCGAGCATGCGGATCCTGAAGGTGATCGGCGTTTTCACGCCCGAGCCCTGGCAGGGCTACGGCTATGGCGACCAGAGCGAGAGCGTGATCGGCCAGGGGGACACGAAGGGCATCGCACTTCGCTGGGCCGACGTGCACCACCCCGCGCTCTCCGAGACGAAGGGCGATTACGACGGCCAGTTCCTGTTCGTGAACGACAAGGCGAACGCGCGCGTCGCCGTGATCGACCTCGAGGACTTCACCACCACCCAGATCGTGCGCAGCGGACTGATCCAGTCCAACCACGGCGCGACGTTCGTCACCCCGAACACCGAATACGTGATCGAGACCAGTCAGTACCCTGCGCCGCTCGGCGGCGGCTACGCGCCGATCGAGCAGTTCAACGACGCGTACCGCGGCGCGACGATCCTCTGGAAGTTCGACCGCGAGAAGCGCCGGATCGTGAAGGAGGAGTCGTTCGCGATCGAGCTGCCTCCCTACGGCCAGGACCTCGCCGACGCGGGCAAGCTCGCCAGCGAGGGCTACTTCTTCGTGAACTCCTTCAACACCGAGCGCTCCTGGGGCGGCTCGCTCGAGGGCAATCCGCCGCTGGAATCCGGCGCTTCTCAGAACGACATGGACTTCCTGCACGTCTTCGACATCCGGAAGGCCGAGAAGGCGGTCGCCGACGGCAAGACGAAGCTGATCGCCGGAATGCGGGTGATCTCGCTCGAGACCGCAGCCTCCGAGGGAATCCTGCACCTGGTTCCCGAGCCGAAGAGCCCGCACGGCGTGGACGTGACCCCGGACGGCAAGGAGATCGTGATCGCCGGCAAGCTCGACACGCACGCGACCATCTACACGATCGAGAAGCTCAAGGCGGCGATCGAGGCCAAGAAGTACGCGGGCGTGGACGCCTACGGCGTGCCGATCCTGCCCTTCGAGGACGTGATCCGCGGCCAGGTCGAGCTCGGTCTCGGCCCGCTGCACACGCAGTACGACGACAAAGGGAACGCCTACACGTCGCTCTTCCTCGAGTCCGTCATCGCGAAATGGAACCTCGCGGATCTGAAGCTGATCTCGAAGATCCCGGTGCACTACAACGTGGGCCACATCACGACACCCGAAGGCGACACGGTGAGTCCGGACGGCGGCTACCTGGTGGCGATGAACAAGTGGGCGATCGACCGCTTCCAGGACGTCGGGCCGCTCCTGCCGCAGAACTTCCAGCTGATCGACACGGCGTCGGAGCCGATGCAGCTGCTCTACGACCTGCCGATCCCGAACGGCGAGCCGCACTACGCGCAGACGATCAAGGCGGACAAGATCAAGGCGATCGACGTGTACTCGCCGGTCGGGACCGATCCGCTGCTCCGCGCCGTCTCGCCCAACGCGGTCGGGGCGGGCAAAGAGCGCATCGAGCGGCGCGGCGACGGCGTGCACGTCTACATGACCGCCGTACGCAGCCACTTCGTGCCCGACGTGATCCGCGTCAAGCAGGGAGAGACCGTGCACATCCACCTCACGAACACGGAGCAGGCGCTCGACGCGACCCACGGGTTCGCGATCGCGGACTACAACGTGAATGTGAGCATCGAGCCCGGCGAGCACTCGGATATCGAGTTCGTGGCATCGCTGCCCGGCGTGTTCCCGATCTACTGCACCGAGTTCTGCTCGGCGCTCCACCTCGAGATGGCGGCCTACCTGCTCGTCGAACCGACGAACTGA